A region of Mammaliicoccus sp. Dog046 DNA encodes the following proteins:
- a CDS encoding undecaprenyl-diphosphate phosphatase, with the protein MFILELIKAIILGIVEGLTEFAPVSSTGHQILVDDMWLKSKEFLGSESAFTFKVVVQLGSILAAAWIFKSRYIEMLHIKKNEQKKHHLKLSHIIVGLVPAGILGLLFDDFIEKHLFSVPTVLIGLLLGAVYMIAADIYSKRVTNPHTVDGMNYPKAFVIGLSQAIALWPGFSRSGSTISTGVFLKLDHKAASDFTFIMAVPIMFAASAKALLGNLKYITVDQIPFYIVGFIAAFVFGLISIKLFLKLINRVKLIPFAIYRIILVIIIAIAYFGFGIGSNI; encoded by the coding sequence ATGTTCATATTAGAATTAATAAAAGCAATTATCTTAGGGATAGTAGAAGGATTAACAGAATTTGCCCCTGTTTCTTCTACTGGTCATCAAATTTTAGTAGATGACATGTGGCTTAAATCAAAAGAGTTTTTAGGGAGTGAATCTGCTTTCACCTTTAAAGTTGTCGTTCAATTAGGATCTATTCTTGCTGCAGCTTGGATATTTAAAAGTAGATATATAGAAATGTTACACATCAAGAAGAACGAACAGAAAAAGCATCATTTAAAATTATCACATATTATCGTTGGTCTTGTGCCAGCAGGTATTCTTGGATTATTATTCGATGATTTCATCGAGAAACATTTATTCAGTGTACCAACTGTTTTAATAGGATTACTACTCGGTGCAGTTTATATGATTGCTGCCGATATTTATTCAAAACGTGTCACAAATCCACATACAGTAGACGGTATGAATTATCCAAAAGCATTCGTTATCGGATTATCACAAGCGATTGCACTATGGCCTGGATTCAGTCGTTCTGGATCAACAATCTCGACTGGTGTATTTCTAAAATTAGATCACAAAGCAGCATCAGATTTCACATTCATTATGGCAGTTCCAATTATGTTTGCTGCAAGTGCAAAAGCATTGTTAGGAAATTTAAAATACATCACGGTGGATCAAATTCCATTTTATATCGTTGGATTTATTGCCGCATTTGTTTTCGGTTTAATATCAATTAAATTATTCTTGAAACTCATTAACCGAGTGAAATTAATACCATTTGCGATTTATCGAATCATTTTAGTTATTATCATCGCAATTGCTTACTTCGGTTTCGGCATCGGCTCTAACATTTAA
- a CDS encoding YaiI/YqxD family protein has product MERIIIDGDACPVTDDIIRIVENTGISVLIIRSVNHFSLAEYPDYVSTIYVDHGVDSADFRIVKLTTGEDIVVTQDYGLASLLLNKAQHVIHHKGYEYTTQNIEQLLTQRHISAQVRQQGGRTKGPKKLTQQDHDIFSNFLKQLIKK; this is encoded by the coding sequence ATTGAACGTATCATTATAGATGGAGATGCTTGTCCTGTTACAGATGATATTATACGTATCGTCGAAAACACTGGCATCTCTGTTTTAATCATCAGAAGTGTAAATCATTTTTCTTTAGCAGAATATCCTGACTATGTATCTACTATATATGTTGATCATGGTGTGGATAGTGCTGACTTCCGAATTGTTAAATTAACTACTGGTGAGGATATTGTTGTTACACAAGATTATGGTCTGGCAAGCTTACTATTAAATAAAGCTCAACATGTTATTCATCATAAAGGTTATGAATATACCACACAGAATATTGAACAATTGTTAACACAGCGGCATATTTCCGCTCAAGTGAGACAACAAGGTGGTAGAACGAAAGGCCCTAAAAAGCTAACACAACAAGACCATGATATCTTTTCAAATTTTTTAAAACAGCTTATAAAAAAATAA
- a CDS encoding TIGR00730 family Rossman fold protein, which produces MKKIAVFCGASNGNDPVYTEQAYALGKYLAENQYELVYGAGSTGMMGAVANGVLENDGIAIGVMPRFLGEREIAHENLTEYHVVETMHERKQMMADMADGFIMLPGGAGSLEEFFEIYTWSQIGLHNKPIGVFNINHFFEPLNQMINHLIQTEFVSKDYEHLAIIKDNLPDLFTKMNMAQPVKLRDYQK; this is translated from the coding sequence ATGAAGAAAATAGCAGTATTTTGTGGTGCAAGTAATGGAAACGACCCGGTTTATACTGAACAAGCCTATGCTTTAGGTAAATATTTAGCAGAGAATCAATATGAGTTAGTTTACGGTGCTGGATCAACTGGTATGATGGGTGCTGTTGCAAACGGCGTATTAGAAAACGATGGCATTGCCATTGGTGTCATGCCAAGATTCCTAGGAGAGCGTGAAATCGCTCATGAAAATTTAACAGAATATCATGTTGTTGAAACAATGCACGAAAGAAAACAAATGATGGCTGATATGGCTGATGGTTTTATTATGTTACCAGGTGGTGCGGGGTCATTAGAGGAATTCTTTGAAATCTATACATGGTCGCAAATTGGTCTCCACAATAAACCAATCGGCGTATTTAATATTAATCATTTCTTTGAACCTTTAAACCAAATGATCAACCACTTGATTCAAACAGAATTTGTAAGTAAAGATTATGAACATCTAGCAATCATTAAAGATAATCTTCCAGATTTATTCACGAAAATGAACATGGCTCAACCTGTTAAACTTCGAGATTATCAGAAATAG
- a CDS encoding DUF523 domain-containing protein has product MIVISACLVGERVRYDGNHKLDLFYKRLIDDDQAITVCPEILGGLQVPREPAEIVDGDGYDVWNDTAEVITTSGQNVTEQFKQGAKRTLSVMKDLNAQTVVLKSDSPSCGSSAIYDGTFSGNKKEGVGVTTALLKMNHIDVYDEHTFKAISDNLEV; this is encoded by the coding sequence ATGATTGTAATTAGTGCGTGTCTCGTAGGTGAACGTGTGAGATATGATGGAAATCATAAATTAGATTTATTTTATAAACGTTTAATTGATGATGACCAAGCAATAACAGTTTGTCCAGAAATACTTGGTGGATTACAAGTGCCAAGAGAGCCAGCTGAAATTGTAGACGGAGATGGATATGACGTCTGGAATGATACAGCTGAAGTCATTACAACATCCGGTCAAAATGTGACTGAACAATTCAAACAAGGTGCTAAACGTACACTTTCAGTTATGAAAGACTTAAATGCACAAACAGTCGTTCTGAAAAGTGATAGCCCATCTTGTGGTTCATCAGCAATTTATGATGGCACTTTTTCAGGTAATAAAAAAGAAGGCGTCGGTGTTACGACAGCCCTTCTCAAGATGAATCATATAGATGTTTACGATGAACATACGTTTAAAGCTATTTCTGATAATCTCGAAGTTTAA
- a CDS encoding GNAT family N-acetyltransferase: MDQYIETKRLILRNWKDEDIAPFQKMNANAEVRRYFPDILSYEATKNIVEQMKTVIDQYHIGLFAVELKETQTFIGMVGLNYIPKGSIMSFPELPFYEIGWRLDKTVWGNGLATEAAEAVLTYAKEKGIDEVYSFTSEINKPSRRVMEKLEMEHIRDFLHPKVIHDETLAAHVLYYKSL; this comes from the coding sequence ATGGATCAGTACATTGAAACAAAACGTTTAATATTAAGAAATTGGAAAGACGAAGACATTGCACCATTTCAAAAAATGAATGCTAATGCCGAAGTAAGAAGATACTTTCCGGATATATTAAGCTATGAAGCAACTAAAAACATTGTTGAACAAATGAAAACAGTTATTGACCAATATCACATTGGTTTATTTGCGGTGGAATTAAAAGAAACGCAAACATTTATCGGTATGGTTGGATTAAATTACATACCAAAGGGAAGCATAATGAGCTTTCCGGAATTGCCTTTTTATGAAATTGGTTGGCGTTTAGATAAGACAGTATGGGGCAATGGATTGGCTACTGAAGCGGCAGAGGCCGTCCTAACATATGCGAAAGAAAAAGGAATTGATGAAGTGTATAGTTTTACTTCTGAAATTAATAAGCCGTCTAGACGTGTAATGGAGAAGTTAGAAATGGAACACATTAGAGATTTCTTGCATCCAAAAGTGATTCATGATGAAACTTTGGCAGCACATGTTTTATATTATAAATCCTTATAA
- a CDS encoding DUF779 domain-containing protein gives MLEQVTATETAKSLIRSLKQTHGENLIFHQSGGCCDGSSPMLFVEGTLIIGDVDVKLGEIEGVPFYMNKKQYEYWKHTNLELDVVDGKGGMFSIEGPTGKRFHIRSSVRS, from the coding sequence ATGTTAGAACAAGTAACTGCCACTGAAACAGCTAAATCACTCATACGTAGTTTGAAACAGACACACGGTGAAAATCTCATCTTTCATCAATCAGGTGGGTGCTGTGATGGTAGTTCTCCAATGCTTTTTGTTGAAGGAACATTAATTATTGGAGATGTCGATGTTAAGTTAGGTGAAATAGAAGGTGTACCTTTCTATATGAATAAGAAACAGTATGAATATTGGAAACATACTAATTTAGAACTAGACGTTGTGGATGGTAAAGGTGGTATGTTTAGTATCGAAGGACCAACAGGTAAAAGATTTCATATTCGAAGTTCTGTAAGGTCATAA
- a CDS encoding aldehyde dehydrogenase family protein, producing MAYEYPTATNAKYKVKDKYQNFIGGKWVDPKNGTYFDNGSPVTGEVYAKIPRSTKEDVDEAVKAAHKAQVEWAKKSPAEHSQLLLNIADRIEENLEKLAVIETFDNGKPIRECLAADLPLVVDHFRYFAGVARAEEGAISQIDDNTVAYHFKEPIGVVGQIIPWNFPLLMATWKLAPAIVTGNAVVLKPAEQTPVSILHLIELIQDLLPEGLINVVNGFGAEAGQALATHEDINKVAFTGETTTGRIIMQNASQNLIPVTLELGGKSPNIFFKDIMDEDDDFLDKAVEGLVMFALNQGEVCTCPSRALVHEDIYDAFIEKCIERVNQIKMGNPLDTETMLGAQTSQEQAEKIKSYLDIGKQEGAEVLVGGNVREESGELENGFYIEPTIFKGTQDMRIFQEEIFGPVLSLATFKDDEEALEMANDTLYGLGAGIWTRNQNKAYRFGRGIQAGRVWVNNYHTYPAHAAFGGYKMSGIGRENHKMMLDHYQQTKNLLVSYDEKPAGLF from the coding sequence ATGGCTTATGAATATCCAACTGCAACAAATGCAAAATACAAAGTGAAAGATAAATATCAAAACTTTATCGGTGGTAAATGGGTTGATCCTAAAAATGGCACGTACTTTGATAATGGCTCTCCTGTAACTGGAGAAGTTTATGCCAAAATTCCTCGTTCTACAAAAGAAGATGTCGATGAAGCAGTTAAAGCTGCTCATAAAGCACAAGTTGAGTGGGCTAAGAAATCACCTGCTGAACATTCGCAATTACTTTTAAATATTGCTGATCGTATTGAAGAAAATTTAGAAAAACTTGCAGTTATTGAAACATTTGATAATGGTAAACCGATTAGAGAATGTTTAGCTGCAGATTTACCTTTAGTTGTTGATCACTTTAGATATTTTGCTGGTGTTGCTAGAGCTGAAGAAGGTGCAATTTCACAAATTGATGATAATACAGTTGCTTATCATTTTAAAGAACCAATAGGTGTAGTGGGGCAAATCATTCCTTGGAATTTCCCGTTATTGATGGCAACTTGGAAATTAGCGCCTGCGATCGTAACTGGTAATGCTGTCGTTCTAAAACCAGCAGAACAAACACCAGTTTCAATCTTACATTTAATTGAACTCATTCAAGATTTATTACCAGAAGGCTTGATTAATGTTGTAAATGGATTTGGTGCTGAAGCTGGACAAGCATTGGCAACGCATGAAGACATTAATAAAGTTGCATTTACTGGTGAAACAACAACTGGTCGAATTATTATGCAAAATGCCAGTCAAAATCTAATTCCAGTTACTTTAGAATTAGGTGGGAAATCTCCGAATATCTTCTTTAAAGATATTATGGATGAAGATGATGACTTCTTAGACAAAGCAGTCGAAGGTCTCGTAATGTTCGCTTTAAACCAAGGTGAAGTGTGTACTTGTCCATCTCGTGCGTTAGTTCATGAAGATATTTATGATGCATTTATTGAAAAATGTATTGAACGCGTGAACCAAATTAAGATGGGTAATCCATTAGATACTGAAACAATGCTTGGTGCACAGACTTCTCAAGAACAAGCTGAAAAGATTAAAAGTTATCTTGATATAGGTAAGCAAGAAGGAGCAGAAGTACTTGTTGGCGGTAATGTTAGAGAAGAATCAGGAGAATTAGAAAATGGTTTCTATATTGAACCTACAATATTTAAAGGCACACAAGATATGAGAATTTTCCAAGAAGAAATATTTGGTCCGGTATTATCATTAGCTACTTTTAAAGATGATGAAGAAGCTTTAGAAATGGCAAATGATACATTGTATGGATTAGGTGCAGGTATTTGGACTAGAAATCAAAACAAAGCTTATCGTTTCGGTAGAGGTATCCAAGCCGGACGTGTATGGGTGAATAACTACCATACTTATCCAGCACATGCGGCATTTGGTGGTTATAAAATGAGTGGTATTGGCCGTGAAAATCATAAGATGATGTTAGATCATTATCAACAAACGAAAAACTTACTCGTAAGTTATGACGAGAAACCGGCAGGACTGTTCTAA
- a CDS encoding Gldg family protein, with amino-acid sequence MKVKLLMLSLMSVFAILVSACSNGVNEQEGKEGKIVLSPKSGDTKGKVLFDSAHGQTAGSADWVINGGFSDFADALTEANYEVTDLGYNQQLDYKKMKNYQLVVIPEANNPLKTSEQDAIEQYVKSGGSVLMISDHYNADRNFNRFDSSEVMNGYRRGAFDNPTKGMNAEEQSSEKMKDVEGRDFLSEVFGLRYRYNALGNIKVDDLADKKDSFGITDGVNAVSMHAGSTLAITDPNKAKGIAFVPTLSKDDAWSHAVDQGIYNGGGKEEGPYIAISKVSKGKGAFIGDSSMIEDKSPKYKREDNGETKKTYDGFKEEDNKKMVMQIVEWLNKKDDSEDLTEMNTQLDDKTQLLDFEEPSNSSEPEREPWGTAKQGYKWYDPSTYAEGSYGNKATSEKENDSSSSTDTQQSTSSNNESKGEFEMPSTVQKQEKFQITVHVDESKLENQSFQLSIKNNDGQEVGMFNGQAPGISDEVQPRIKNGTTDWYFKTKIANEADNNVKVEVLSGGRVIANTQLEVQ; translated from the coding sequence ATGAAAGTAAAGTTGCTAATGCTGAGTTTAATGAGTGTATTTGCTATTTTGGTTAGTGCATGTTCGAATGGTGTTAACGAACAAGAAGGCAAAGAAGGAAAAATAGTACTATCTCCAAAGAGTGGTGATACTAAAGGTAAAGTCTTATTTGATAGTGCACATGGTCAAACAGCCGGTAGTGCAGATTGGGTCATAAATGGTGGATTCTCTGATTTTGCAGATGCTTTAACAGAAGCAAACTATGAAGTAACTGACTTAGGCTACAATCAACAATTAGATTATAAAAAAATGAAGAACTACCAACTCGTTGTCATTCCTGAAGCGAATAATCCTCTAAAAACAAGTGAACAAGATGCGATTGAACAATATGTAAAATCAGGCGGCAGTGTTTTAATGATTAGTGACCATTATAATGCAGATAGGAATTTTAACCGCTTTGATTCCTCTGAAGTAATGAATGGTTATAGAAGAGGTGCTTTTGATAATCCTACAAAAGGTATGAATGCTGAAGAACAATCTTCAGAAAAAATGAAAGACGTTGAAGGTAGAGATTTCTTGAGTGAAGTATTCGGTTTGAGATATAGATATAATGCTTTAGGTAATATTAAAGTCGATGATTTAGCTGATAAGAAAGACAGCTTTGGCATTACAGACGGTGTGAATGCAGTATCTATGCATGCTGGATCAACATTAGCCATCACAGATCCGAATAAAGCGAAAGGCATCGCATTTGTACCAACACTATCTAAAGATGATGCGTGGAGTCATGCTGTTGATCAAGGTATATATAATGGCGGCGGTAAAGAAGAAGGGCCGTATATTGCGATAAGTAAAGTCTCCAAAGGAAAAGGTGCATTTATTGGAGATTCTTCAATGATAGAAGATAAGTCACCAAAATATAAACGCGAAGATAATGGTGAAACGAAGAAAACCTATGACGGGTTTAAAGAAGAAGATAATAAAAAAATGGTTATGCAAATTGTGGAATGGTTAAACAAGAAAGATGATTCAGAAGACTTAACCGAAATGAACACACAATTGGATGATAAAACACAACTATTAGACTTCGAAGAACCAAGTAATAGTAGCGAACCCGAAAGAGAACCATGGGGAACAGCGAAACAAGGATACAAATGGTATGATCCATCCACGTATGCTGAAGGAAGCTATGGAAATAAAGCAACAAGTGAGAAAGAAAATGATAGTAGTTCATCAACCGACACGCAACAAAGTACATCCTCGAATAATGAAAGTAAAGGCGAATTTGAAATGCCAAGTACTGTACAAAAACAAGAAAAATTTCAAATCACAGTACACGTTGATGAATCGAAGCTAGAGAATCAATCATTCCAACTCTCAATTAAGAATAACGATGGGCAAGAAGTCGGTATGTTTAACGGTCAAGCGCCAGGTATATCTGACGAAGTACAGCCAAGAATTAAAAATGGAACAACAGATTGGTATTTTAAAACAAAAATTGCGAACGAAGCAGATAATAATGTGAAAGTTGAAGTATTATCTGGCGGACGTGTCATAGCTAATACTCAATTAGAAGTACAATAG
- a CDS encoding SA0632 family lipoprotein, translating into MKKALLLVVSLVILLAACGKDDEQKNLEQEIKSLERSTKDFQKDKASLEKENEKLKDSIKDKEDELDKLKSESDSSQSDTSKKDSSKSKETSSNDSSDKSAKKPLPNTIRTSTTGDVTLMNDLNNKQFQFEDRGMKVVVDHIQIFQVNNMPEGQVLLFNGAKDGYVVIYEVTTENTSKQKLYYDNTTSIVDGNHEQRSDYASFIPDSHNEKYMKKSKENTDEYQPGEQTKSLKSIPISVEAYKAIKDKRAKFNINGGVSHTSTFDNATSNVKSFNLDI; encoded by the coding sequence ATGAAGAAAGCACTTTTACTGGTGGTGAGCTTAGTAATACTTCTAGCTGCGTGTGGGAAAGATGATGAACAAAAGAATTTGGAGCAAGAGATCAAATCTTTAGAGCGATCAACTAAAGATTTTCAAAAAGATAAAGCATCTTTGGAAAAAGAAAATGAGAAGTTGAAAGACAGCATTAAAGATAAAGAAGATGAACTTGATAAACTGAAAAGTGAATCGGATTCAAGTCAATCTGACACGAGTAAAAAGGATTCTAGCAAATCCAAAGAAACATCAAGTAATGATTCAAGTGACAAATCAGCAAAAAAGCCACTACCTAATACAATTCGTACTTCGACAACTGGTGATGTAACTTTAATGAATGATTTGAACAACAAACAATTTCAATTTGAAGATCGTGGAATGAAAGTGGTTGTTGATCATATTCAAATATTTCAAGTGAATAACATGCCAGAAGGTCAAGTACTCTTATTCAATGGAGCAAAAGATGGATATGTCGTCATTTATGAAGTGACGACAGAAAATACGTCAAAACAGAAATTGTACTATGATAATACAACATCTATTGTAGATGGTAATCATGAACAACGTTCTGACTATGCATCTTTTATACCAGATTCTCATAACGAGAAATATATGAAGAAATCTAAAGAGAATACAGACGAATATCAGCCAGGAGAACAGACGAAAAGCTTAAAATCTATTCCGATTTCAGTTGAAGCTTATAAAGCCATTAAAGATAAACGTGCAAAGTTTAATATTAATGGTGGCGTTAGTCATACATCAACGTTCGACAATGCTACAAGCAATGTGAAATCATTTAACCTGGATATTTAG
- a CDS encoding sodium:proton antiporter, with protein sequence MAIFEGFLWFIMGIILSSIIHHYISKIPLSFVQIIIGFVIFLSPIPVELNFESEVFMVGIIAPLLFLEGISVSRVHLARYLKPVMSMALVLVFTTVLGVGFLLHIVWPELPLAACFAIGAIVSPTDAVAVQAIAKGKMLPKGSMTILEGESLLNDAAGILSFKIALAALVGGSFSLSGAVGQFLITALGGAVVGLILGYGVVQLRVYLTRNGINNGNMLTFIQVITPFLVYIVAETFHSSGIIAAVIAGLIHGVEKDRIAQATTKEQVTYNHTWDLLSYLLNGFVFILLGFLIPEVMYNILEEPKHEVIHVIKMTLIVAALVYVFRYIWVLVSYKYFYLPESRFSRMLNSGTDLAPQSQVDKPNRFKYAFIMTICGVHGTISLAIALMLPFKLSQHTDFIYRDNLLFIATGVILISLVLAQIVLPFVTPKAKPKDQSKLTFNEAKILLIEGALEKLQEFYSKETSYVYGKITRSYHMQLSFLRESGEKDEDIKELERMQRIAIDTEFSTLDKLIKENKISQSTFDNYRQITERSSTFKNASLYTKSKLMLKLFLRRRKIKTVINATSSLSIEANLKEMRFITKEVHFQVLKRLGEEMNDDNEFEISIVCDSYLNKVERLTPNHFKGNRTAVYTEMEIYALRMQREMINQLTEEGKISRTMAIKLRESVNYDEMIVLGNSI encoded by the coding sequence ATGGCCATATTCGAAGGATTTCTATGGTTTATTATGGGCATTATTTTAAGTTCAATAATACATCATTACATATCTAAGATACCTTTAAGTTTTGTTCAAATTATTATTGGGTTTGTGATATTTTTATCACCTATTCCAGTAGAATTGAATTTTGAATCTGAAGTATTTATGGTGGGTATTATTGCGCCATTGCTATTTTTAGAAGGTATATCAGTTTCAAGGGTACACTTAGCAAGATATTTAAAACCGGTCATGTCAATGGCACTTGTGCTTGTATTTACAACGGTACTTGGTGTTGGGTTTCTACTACACATTGTTTGGCCAGAATTACCGTTGGCGGCATGTTTTGCAATTGGTGCCATCGTTTCTCCAACAGATGCTGTGGCAGTACAAGCCATTGCTAAAGGTAAAATGTTGCCAAAAGGCTCAATGACGATATTAGAAGGCGAATCTTTACTCAATGATGCAGCAGGTATCTTATCATTTAAGATTGCGTTGGCCGCATTAGTTGGTGGTTCATTCTCATTATCTGGTGCAGTTGGACAATTTTTAATTACTGCATTGGGTGGCGCGGTTGTTGGTCTAATTCTTGGTTATGGTGTTGTGCAACTTCGTGTGTATTTAACACGAAATGGCATTAATAATGGGAACATGCTCACATTTATACAGGTGATTACACCATTCTTAGTGTATATTGTTGCTGAAACGTTCCATTCATCAGGAATTATTGCAGCTGTTATTGCTGGATTAATTCATGGCGTGGAAAAAGACAGAATCGCACAAGCAACGACAAAAGAACAAGTAACCTATAATCATACATGGGATTTATTAAGTTATTTATTAAATGGATTTGTATTCATTTTACTTGGTTTCTTAATTCCAGAAGTGATGTATAACATTTTAGAAGAACCAAAACATGAAGTCATTCACGTGATTAAGATGACATTAATCGTAGCAGCACTCGTATACGTATTTAGATATATATGGGTATTGGTTTCTTATAAATACTTTTATTTACCAGAAAGCCGATTTTCTAGAATGTTAAATAGTGGTACGGATCTTGCACCACAATCCCAAGTCGATAAACCAAATCGATTTAAATATGCGTTTATCATGACGATTTGTGGTGTACATGGAACGATATCATTAGCTATCGCATTAATGTTGCCATTCAAATTATCTCAACATACAGACTTTATATACAGAGATAATCTGTTATTTATTGCGACAGGTGTGATATTGATTAGTTTAGTACTTGCACAAATTGTATTACCGTTTGTTACACCTAAAGCTAAACCGAAAGATCAAAGTAAATTGACGTTTAACGAAGCTAAAATATTACTGATCGAAGGTGCTTTAGAAAAGTTACAAGAGTTCTATAGTAAAGAAACAAGCTATGTATATGGAAAAATAACACGTAGCTATCATATGCAATTATCGTTCTTGAGAGAAAGTGGAGAAAAAGATGAAGACATTAAAGAATTAGAACGAATGCAACGTATCGCGATAGACACTGAATTCAGTACGTTAGATAAATTGATTAAAGAAAATAAAATTTCACAAAGTACATTTGACAACTATAGACAAATTACAGAGCGTTCATCAACTTTCAAAAATGCTTCACTATATACAAAATCTAAACTTATGTTAAAGCTATTTCTTCGTCGTAGAAAGATTAAAACTGTCATAAATGCGACTAGTTCGCTTTCAATTGAAGCGAATTTAAAAGAGATGCGTTTCATCACGAAAGAAGTTCATTTCCAAGTGTTAAAAAGACTTGGTGAAGAAATGAATGATGATAATGAATTTGAAATTAGTATTGTATGTGACTCTTATTTAAATAAAGTAGAACGACTAACGCCAAATCATTTTAAAGGAAATCGTACAGCAGTTTATACTGAAATGGAAATATATGCGTTAAGAATGCAACGAGAAATGATTAATCAATTAACTGAAGAAGGTAAGATTAGTCGTACAATGGCAATTAAATTAAGAGAATCTGTCAATTATGATGAAATGATTGTTTTAGGAAACAGTATCTAA
- a CDS encoding GNAT family N-acetyltransferase, whose protein sequence is MLEFNLINEDTDIYKVSEMAASSFKDENHSMTLAISLEFEAMKRALEFETSLLLGAFSNQICVGFIWSKFEVQNKEVKIYNLFVEEAYRRQGIATKLKQEAEKWASQIGAHTIVSTVHANNQQMIDINKSMDYEIEKVIMRKKLF, encoded by the coding sequence ATGTTGGAATTTAATTTGATCAATGAGGATACAGACATTTATAAAGTCAGTGAAATGGCTGCATCTTCATTTAAAGATGAAAATCATAGTATGACACTCGCAATCTCTTTGGAATTTGAGGCGATGAAACGAGCACTTGAATTTGAAACAAGCTTATTACTAGGTGCTTTTTCAAATCAAATATGCGTGGGATTTATTTGGTCTAAGTTTGAAGTGCAAAATAAAGAAGTCAAAATTTATAACTTATTTGTTGAAGAAGCTTATCGCAGACAAGGAATTGCAACAAAGTTAAAGCAAGAAGCCGAGAAGTGGGCATCGCAAATTGGTGCGCACACAATCGTTTCGACGGTGCACGCGAACAATCAACAGATGATTGATATCAATAAGTCGATGGACTATGAAATTGAGAAAGTCATTATGCGTAAAAAGTTATTTTAA
- a CDS encoding sulfite exporter TauE/SafE family protein produces the protein MTLFIVFLVGIFAGTINIISAGGSLIVLPLLIFFGLPTTIANASNRVAILVQNLLGLYVFYIKGMRNIKLSLILSIPAIIGSFIGVHYAINLPDAIFNRMLGIIMLLVLIIMIIPTKWKDSKHQTDELSTFRKVLLVLVFIALGVYGGVIQAAVGFLFIIALNLIMPKLNYAEVQCIKTLVITIYLSLSTFVFIFQGYVNWPFAISLSLGSGIGGFIGGRLTVSLPEKQLKIIMFLIIFILAIKLLIGNH, from the coding sequence GTGACGTTATTTATTGTGTTTTTAGTAGGTATTTTTGCAGGAACGATTAATATTATTTCTGCAGGTGGCTCATTAATCGTACTTCCTTTGCTAATATTTTTCGGTTTACCAACGACCATTGCGAACGCTTCAAATCGTGTTGCGATATTGGTACAGAACCTTTTAGGATTATATGTGTTTTACATAAAAGGAATGAGAAATATTAAGCTAAGTCTTATATTAAGTATTCCAGCTATAATAGGTTCTTTCATTGGCGTACATTATGCCATAAATCTCCCAGATGCCATTTTTAACCGCATGTTAGGCATTATTATGCTTCTTGTTTTAATCATTATGATTATTCCTACAAAATGGAAAGATAGTAAACATCAAACTGATGAATTATCGACTTTTCGAAAAGTACTTCTAGTACTCGTATTTATAGCATTAGGTGTATACGGTGGCGTGATTCAAGCAGCAGTAGGCTTCTTGTTTATCATTGCTTTGAATTTAATCATGCCTAAACTGAACTATGCTGAAGTGCAATGTATAAAGACACTCGTTATAACGATTTATTTATCGTTATCTACATTTGTATTTATATTTCAAGGTTATGTTAACTGGCCGTTTGCGATTAGTTTATCACTAGGATCTGGAATAGGTGGATTCATAGGTGGCCGATTAACAGTTTCATTACCAGAAAAGCAATTAAAGATAATCATGTTTTTAATCATTTTTATATTGGCAATCAAGTTGCTTATTGGCAACCATTAG